From a single Eremothecium sinecaudum strain ATCC 58844 chromosome III, complete sequence genomic region:
- the PET8 gene encoding Pet8p (Syntenic homolog of Ashbya gossypii AAL014C; Syntenic homolog of Saccharomyces cerevisiae YNL003C (PET8)), whose translation MDSSAFVASLISGAATGTCTDLVFFPIDTLKTRLQAKGGFFANGGYSGIYRGLGSAVVASAPSASLFFVTYDSMKSYLKPVILDQLGNEEMSDVVTHMLSSSLGEISACLVRVPAEVVKQRTQTHKSNSSIKTLQALLRNENGEGIRRNLYRGWWTTIMREIPFTCIQFPLYEQLKKQWAKHLGKKEITPWQCGICGSVAGGVAAAATTPIDVLKTRMMLHHRSVPMLKLAMQVYREEGALVFLNGIGPRTMWISLGGAVFLGVYETVHSLLQ comes from the coding sequence ATGGATTCATCGGCGTTTGTAGCATCCCTAATAAGTGGTGCAGCTACCGGTACATGTACAGATCTTGTATTCTTCCCTATAGACACTCTTAAAACAAGACTACAAGCTAAAGGTGGTTTCTTTGCTAATGGAGGCTATTCCGGAATTTACCGAGGGCTGGGTTCTGCTGTGGTAGCTAGTGCGCCCAGCGCATCGCTGTTCTTCGTTACGTACGATTCGATGAAAAGTTACCTAAAGCCTGTTATACTAGATCAGTTAGGAAACGAGGAGATGTCAGATGTTGTGACTCATATGTTGTCATCTTCTCTGGGAGAAATTAGTGCATGTTTAGTCCGGGTTCCGGCTGAAGTTGTCAAGCAGAGAACACAGACACATAAGAGTAACTCTTCCATTAAGACGCTCCAAGCGCTCCTGCGCAATGAGAATGGTGAGGGAATCAGGCGAAACCTGTACCGTGGATGGTGGACTACCATTATGCGTGAGATTCCATTCACATGCATTCAGTTTCCGTTGTATGAGCAGTTGAAAAAACAGTGGGCAAAGCACTTGGGTAAGAAAGAAATCACGCCTTGGCAATGTGGTATCTGTGGAAGTGTGGCTGGTGGTGTTGCAGCAGCAGCCACAACTCCAATTGATGTCCTGAAAACGAGAATGATGCTACACCATAGATCAGTGCCCATGCTGAAATTGGCGATGCAAGTCTATAGGGAAGAAGGAGCCCTAGTGTTCCTGAATGGCATTGGTCCTAGGACAATGTGGATCAGTCTTGGCGGTGCAGTGTTCCTAGGTGTCTATGAAACTGTTCACTCCCTTCTTCAGTAA
- the DCC1 gene encoding Dcc1p (Syntenic homolog of Ashbya gossypii AAL015W; Syntenic homolog of Saccharomyces cerevisiae YCL016C (DCC1)) encodes MVKAKYKCGDQELWSMPTVDLYTVLENKPNHKLLKLTPELLEAFKNGDVTFKAMDMNSEVVLCSKDKTWAVRQKNHSNTVMLMKELDVKNRAQGEEYDVNGRMKPSPQSYLAYSRQKFELEPKIIKGRIAVGRLPIYHGEQDFPVGQGNCVMMDEFKRCSPCSEKEFDASWYKLRGCTVNGYACILSEDLLSRALHITLMSVLAESMAIENIGLDEIHDTITKDLTEGLAHNPYCKEVIRTVLCKFGEPCQGENGRYGLHLGRISQWYGICALRKFAFREPVLEEEFMIKWKSLFPPFFQCDIDLDLLCGEFARPGANTVQYLPKDTLPVNAKDRFKQLFKIQRSWNLEHIVPFIEDLNTRGINIESFVMKYARRKKQGKTVIVTAR; translated from the coding sequence ATGGTCAAAGCAAAGTATAAGTGCGGTGATCAAGAACTTTGGAGTATGCCTACTGTTGATTTATATACTGTGCTAGAAAATAAGCCGAATCATAAGCTTTTAAAGCTTACTCCGGAGTTATTAGAGGCATTTAAAAACGGCGATGTGACGTTTAAGGCGATGGACATGAACAGTGAAGTCGTGCTATGTTCGAAAGATAAGACTTGGGCTGTGAGACAGAAGAACCACTCTAATACTGTGATGCTTATGAAGGAATTAGACGTGAAAAATAGAGCTCAAGGTGAGGAATATGATGTAAATGGTAGGATGAAGCCTTCACCGCAAAGTTACTTGGCGTATTCAAGACAGAAATTTGAACTAGAACCTAAGATTATTAAGGGCAGAATTGCGGTTGGTAGATTGCCTATATATCATGGAGAACAAGATTTTCCAGTGGGACAGGGGAATTGCGTTATGATGGATGAATTTAAGCGCTGTTCGCCGTGTTCAGAAAAAGAGTTCGATGCCAGCTGGTACAAGCTGAGAGGTTGTACTGTGAATGGATACGCGTGTATTCTATCAGAAGACTTGTTATCGCGGGCGCTTCATATTACATTGATGAGTGTGCTTGCAGAATCGATGGCAATTGAGAATATAGGTCTAGATGAAATCCATGATACCATTACAAAGGACCTAACGGAAGGGTTGGCGCACAATCCCTACTGTAAGGAGGTCATACGCACGGTACTCTGCAAGTTTGGAGAGCCATGTCAAGGAGAAAATGGTCGGTATGGCTTGCATTTGGGTCGGATTTCCCAGTGGTATGGGATCTGCGCGCTAAGGAAGTTTGCGTTTCGTGAACCCGTCCTGGAGGAAGAGTTCATGATCAAATGGAAGTCTCTGTTTCCGCCCTTCTTTCAATGCGATATTGATCTAGATCTACTCTGCGGAGAGTTTGCGCGTCCTGGAGCGAATACAGTACAGTATCTACCCAAGGACACGCTACCCGTTAATGCCAAGGATCGCTTTAAGCAACTTTTTAAGATCCAGCGATCCTGGAACCTAGAACACATTGTCCCCTTCATAGAAGATCTCAATACCAGAGGTATAAACATCGAATCTTTTGTGATGAAGTATGCGCGTAGGAAAAAGCAAGGTAAGACTGTTATTGTTACAGCCCGGTAA